In Alkalimarinus alittae, the DNA window GGGAGGCGGCCTCGGTGCAACACGTGACCCTGAAATTAGAGAATATGCTAAACACGCTTTTAACGAAGCGTTTTATCTGGACCCCGATGCCGAAGTAAAAGGCATGGAGCGAGTTGACGGCGATGATAAAACACAGGTTTCAGTGACGTATATTCATAGAGAAAAAGGCGAGATTACCGAGTGCTTTGATTATGTGCTTGCTGCGACAGGTCGCAAACCGAATGTCGATAACTTGGGGTTAGAAAATACGTCATTGAAACTTGATGACAGAGGTGTGCCTGTATTTGATCGTTACACGTTGCAAACGAAACTAGAAAATACAGGTGGCGCTCACACCAGTAGCCATATCTTTATTGCAGGGGATGCCAGTAACGACATTCCACTGTTGCACGAAGCCGCAGATGAAGGGCGAATTGCAGGGGGAAATGCAGGTGGTTACCCCAGAGTCCTAGCAGGCCATAGGCGAGCACCCCTTGCGGTCGTATTTACTGATCCTCAAATTGCAGCGGTGGGCTTAACGCTAGATCAGGTTAAAGCGCGTTGCCATACCTGTTATGCAACGGGCAAAGTATCTTTTGAGAATCAGGGTAGAAGCCGAGTAATGGGCAAAAACAAAGGGCTTTTGAAAGTCTATGGCGAGCAAGGTACAGGGTTGTTTTTAGGGGCTGAAATGTTTGGGCCTGCAGCCGAGCATATTGCCCACCTTTTATCTTGGGCGGTACAGAAACGTATGACGGTATCTGAAATGCTAGATATGCCATTTTACCACCCTGTTATTGAAGAAGGGGTACGAACAGCGTTGAGAGATCTCAATAGTAACCTTAATATCGGGCCTGATGTTATTAAGGGTTGCCTAGATTGCGGCCCTGGCGCCTAACTTCAATAGGCTGATAAACGATCTGAGTATTCTTGTTGTCGTTAGACGGTACTGGTAATCTAGTGCCGTCTTTTTGTTTTCATGAATGGAATAACCATGAACTACGCTGTCGAAGGAACCGATTTTCTGATTCTCAGCATCATCGCTGTATTTGCGGGTGGTTACATTAACCGCGTTATCCCCCTTCTCAAAAGAAACAATATACCCGAAGCTGTGACCGGTGGGTTGCTATTTAGCATCGTTATTGGCGTCGTGAGTAGCCAATGGGATTTGACTCTCGACTTTGATATGCGGCTTCGCGATATTTTATTACTGATCTTTTTTACCACCATCGGCTTAACTGCTAAATTTAGGCTGTTAATGGCGGGCGGAAAGGCGTTAGTTATCTTGCTGTCGATATCAATGGTGTTTCTTATTCTGCAGAATGCCGCAGGCGTGTTCATCATGACTTCTTTTGGCAGTGAGCCAGCGTATGGTTTATTTGTAGGCAGTATCTCTCTAGCTGGCGGGCATGGCACTGCCATCGCTTGGGGTGCAGAAGCGGCAAAGGCTGGTTTAGAAGATGCCGAAGCGCTAGGCATCACTTTTGCTACGTTTGGTTTAATTATGGGGGGTATTATTGGTGGCCCGATTGCAGGGCGGCTAATAAAAGCCAATGGGCTTAAACCTAAGGGCGAGATTGATATTATAACCACCGTATCAGAGGTCAAAGAGCGCTATCATCCTACAACGCTTGAAGATATTCTTAAAACCACTTTGGTGATTGCGGTTTGTATTCAAACAGGTGATTTAGTAAACCGTTTTTTATTTAATACTGGCATGCTGCTCCCTGGATTCTTAACTGCCATGTTGATGGCTATCACCATAACCAATAGCGCTGATGTTGCAAAATTCAAGATTAGCGAACGGGCTGTCAGTGTGGCTAATAACGTAAGTTTACAGATATTTCTCGTGATGAGTCTTATCTCCATGCAGTTTGCTGCTCTTTCAGATGATGTGCTGTTAGCGGTAATCGTCATGTGCACACAAGTAACCGTTATTACGTTGTTTACAATGTGGGTGGTTTTTAGGGTGATGGGGCGTGACTATGATGCCGCTGTTATGGCGTCCGGTTTCGCTGGTCTAGGCTTAGGCGCTACCCCAGTCGCGATCGGTAATATGAACGCCATCACCAATCGATTTGGTCCCTCACCAAAAGCATTTTTGGTGGTTCCATTGGTCGGTGCTTTCTTTATTGATATCGCAAATGCATTAATTCTAAAAATCTTCCTTGCACTGCCTATGATGGGCGGTGGTTTCTAGGGGGGGGGGTAAAATTCGAGCATGCTATACGAAAAGCATTACACACAAGGCGTAAATTATAATGGCAAGGAATCGTGGCCAAGGTGGTCCTATTGAATCAAGGTTGATGGGCCTGTTTGCATCTCTATTTTTCTCGGTACCTACCGCCGCTTTTATTTGGCTCGGGGTCAACAAAGAGCTCGCATTTTGGGGTGGGTTTATCGATAGTATTTACTTGATCAGCTGCATTGCTGTGTTTGCGGTATTGGCGTTGCTACTCCCGCAACTGTTTCCATCTATTCTTGGGCGTATCTGGCGGGGCATTCTCAAGGTTGAGCGTTGGTGGGGGTGGTAGTCTTTGTAGAAGGGGGATGTGCTAGATGCATGTCTCGCGATTAAGCATTAGGGTGTTTAAAATGCCACTTATCGTCTATCCTAATATTGTGGTGACGAGGAGTTGTATGTCAAAAATACTAATTCGACTCAGTTTTATACTATTGCTTATATCTAATAAGTTGGCGTATGCCGACGTTAATCAATATGTTTGTGGCATCTCTGATGGATTCCCTCCTTATCAGTTTAAAAGTGCGCAGGGGGACGTTGATGGTTTCGATGCAGATGTTTTGAAACTTATTTCAAACTCAGAAAGCAATCAATTTAGTTTTTACCAAGCTAACTGGGATAGCGTCGTTAGCGACTTGGTTCATACACGTAAATTAGATTGTGCCGTTGGTATGGAGATAACGGAGGTTAGAGCAAGGTACTTTGACTTTACCGTTCCGTATTATTATCGTTACACAGTTGTTTTTGTCTTATCTACTAATACTCATATCAAAAGCTTAACTGACTTAATGGGCAGAAAAGTCGCTGGAGATAGACATTCAGAATTAGAGAAAAGTCTAGAGCTTAAAGGCGTGGGAAATTTAATTCGTTTAAGACAAACGGGTTCTAAAGAAGAGTCTATGAGACTACTAAAGAGCGGTGAGGTGGTGGCCGTTATTGCACCGAAAGAGGTCGGAATTTACCTAGCGAAAGCGCTTAATATGGACGTGAATATTATCGATGTATTCGAGCAAAGAAGCCCCGTTGGCATGGCTGTTAAGAAGGGCAATGCTGAAACATTGAACGTATTGAATAAGGCGCTCAAAAAGCTTATAAAAAATGGCGAGATTGAAAAACTGCATCAGCAGTGGTTTGATTAAAATTATGGAATAAGTAGCGCTTTGTGTCTGCTAAAGTAAGGCATATTTTTACGATGTGCTAAATTATCAAGGATGAACCGTGCAAGAGTTACGAAAAATAGAAGATTACCTAACTGTGCGTCCAAAGCCAAAGGGCATAGACGTGCTTTGTGGTTTAAAGCACTTTGCGATTATTACTTATGCCGTACCTGTTGATCGTTTTAAGGGGGTATTTCCTGAGCGATTCCAGTTAGACACTATTGAAGTTAAAGGCCAAACAATGGGCCTTGTTTCAGTTGTACCCTTTATTGATGTGGATTTTACCTCAGCTGTTTTTCCTTTCCCCAAGTTTACAATGGGGCAAACAAACTACCGTATATATATTGTCGACAAAGAAACAAATGAACGCTGCGTATGGTTTTTAGGTACAACGCTCGACTCTTGGACTGTAGTTGTCCCCAGATATTGTTGGAGTCTTCCTTGGCATTCAGGAAAAATTAATTTTGATTGTCATTTTAATGAATCTACAAAGCTGTATGATAAGTACATAATGGACACTCGATCCACGTGGGCAGACGCGTCTGTTGAGCTAGTTCAATCATCGCGCGACGTGTTTGATTTCCCAGGTTTTCCAGATACACAGTCTGCGCTTGTGTATCTTACGCATCCCCTTGCTGGGTTTTATCATCGCAGAGATGGAAAATTGGGCACCTATAGAGTTTGGCATAAAAAGCTAGAGGTGAAACCTGCGCAGTTGAAGTCAGCAAAATTTAAGCTCCTATCAGACCTTGGCCTTGTTCAAGAGTCAGAACAACTCTTACCTTATAGTGTTTTAATTGAACCCATTAATGAGTTCACAATATATTTACCGCCAACCGTAATCGAGTAAACGTCTAGCTATAAATATTAAGGGGCGCCGAAAATACCGTCGGGATAATTTACAGATTGTTATTCGTCAGTAGGGGGGTAAAAATTTAGTGCTTTGTTCTGCCGTTAGTTGTTTTTTTATGGATTAATTATTGCTAATAACTATTTCTCTATTATTGATTAAAGATCGACTACATCAAGGAATGAGTAAAAATGAAAAAATATTTATTATTAGGCGCTTTGCTTTCATCTATATCAGGCGTTGCTTCTGCAACAGTGATTGTTGACCAGATTGGTGATGCAGATGGCTTTGGTATTGGGGCAACTCATGGGGCATCGTTTGACTGGAGTGCAGTTAGCTCTTCTGGTGACGGGGATGGAACGGATAGCTGGATAACGGGTGATACGACTATTTCCCATACTTATGATGTGTCAGGGCTTGGCACTATTACGTCTGCTTCTTTAGAGATTTTCTCGGGCGGTCAGGGGTTGTATGGTCTTACATCTCTGTCTATTGATGGTACGTTTATAGGCTACCTAACGGATGGCGATGATGCTGGCCCTGGGTATAACTATGCTTGGTTGGATGTATTCGATTTATCGTCTTATTCATCGTTACTTGATGGCGCAAATGAACTGACTATTGATGTATATAGAGATGGCGGAGATGGATGGACCTTAGATTATTCTAAGCTAACCATCTCAGATGAAGGCGCTGCTTCAGCAGTACCAGAGCCAGCGAGTCTTGCACTTTTCGGTCTTGGACTTGCGGGTCTTGGTCTGACTAGAAGAAAGAAGTCTTAATAGCCAACAGGTTATAGCGATAAAGCCTCGATGTGAATCGGGGCTTTTTTTGTCCCCAAAAGCGCCTATAAATAGAGTGTTGTGGTTTTACTATATACGATGTGTTTAGCGAGTGAGTAGTAAGCCGTGTCGCTTAGTAAGTTTTTTGATTGAATTTATCATTCACCATAAGCGCGAATAAAATAATCCCGCCACCGATTGATAGACGTAAAATATCCGCATCACGATTCCAGAACAATACGTTGACCAATATGCCCGCAGGTATTAATAGGTTATTGGCGACCGCCAGGGTTCCGACGCTTACCTGTGTGGCCCCATTGTTCCATGCAAAATACCCAATGCCAGAAGCTACAACGCCTAGATAAATTAAAATAGACCACTGTAGTGTGGTGGTGGGCAGCTTATCTGGATTGCCGAGGAGTAGAAAACAAGGAATAACAACCGCTAATGCGCCCATAAAAAACCAACCAAACACGGTGTGCTGAGGTAAATCTATTCGTTCTTTTGCAATAATGCGTTTATACGCGACTTGTCCTGCCGCGAAACAAAAATTGGCCCCCTGCACGATTAATAATCCCTTTAAAAAGCCTTCATCTACGCCTTGATAGCGAATGGTAATGGCGCCGATAACGGCTAACAATGCGCTGATGGTAAAGCCAATATTTAGTCGGCGATCAAGCAGACCGTTAAGCACCGTAATGTAAATAGGGGTCATAACGGTGAACAATAATACCTCGGGCACAGAAAGGTATAAAAAGGATTGGTAATAAAACCCATACATGATGCCGAGTTGAATCGCACCACACATCATCAGCTGTAAAGCTATTTTGGGGTTGATTTGGCGCGGTTTTAAAAACGGTAAAAACACCAACGTAGCGAGGGCTACTCTGACCAATACAGAAAACCAAGCATCTACCTGTCCAGCAAGATAGACCCCGATCAAACTAAACGAAAATGCCCACAAAACAGTGACGGCAATAAGCATTGGCATGAGAATAATCCATAAGCTAGAGTATGGGTAAGTCTACCGATTTCTCTAATATGCGTATAGCTTTCATCTGAGGGTATCGGGTGTGTAGCTAAAACATTATAGATCACAAGTATGGAGCCAATAAATGAAGCCGACAGTAGCCAATAATAAGCCCGTCAAAGTCGATTTAACTGAGGGTGATGCGTATTAATTTTGTACTTGTGGACGTTCAAATAACCAGCCTTTTTGTGATGGTTCTCATGTAGGAACCGATTTTAAACCAATGTCCTTTACCGCCGAAAAGTCGGGTGAGGCTTTTTTATGCCAATGTAAGCACTCGGCAAATTTGCCTTATTGCGATGGTAGCCACAAACAGTTTGATGATGGGGCAATAGGAAAAGAAGGGCCGGGTATTCAACCACGATCAGGTAATACGCCTGTTGCTAGCGCTACGGCAGAAGAACCTACCGTTGAGTTTATACATCAGTTGGCTAGAGATGGCTTATCGAAGATGGGGCATCACGGCCCTATGACGTCTATGGGGGTACCTCGACATCTTGGGATGACATTCAAGTTATGACGGCGCAAATGGCGACTAAGCCTTTGCTCGAAGATGTGGCTGTTAGTACCGAGCTTGTTATTGGGCCAAAGGCTAATAAGCCGCTGAAATTGAAGATCCCTCTATTTGTGTCAGATATGAGTTTTGGCGCACTCTCAGAAGAAGCAAAGCTTGCTTTAGCAAAAGGCGCTGAATTGGCCGGTACAGGCATTTGTTCTGGTGAAGGGGGGGGGGGGCTGCCAGAAGAGCAGATGGCCAATTCTCGCTATTTTTATGAATTAGCGAGTGCGCAATTTGGATACGATGAAACTAAGCTAAAAGGTGTTCAGGCTTTCCACTTTAAAGGTGGGCAGGGCGCAAAAACAGGTACCGGCGGCCACCTGCCGGGCAATAAAAATGTGGGTAAAATTTCAGCGGTACGGGGTATTCCTGAAGGTGAACCTGCAATTTCACCCCCTACCTTTAAAAACCTACACTCAGTGGATGATTGTAAGGCATTTTCTGACCGTGTGCGCGAAGTCACGGGCGGTATTCCTATTGGGTTTAAATTGAGCGCGAACCATATCGAAAAAGATATTCAGTTTGCATTAGATGCCGGTGCAGATTATATCATCCTAGATGGGCGCGGAGGGGGAACAGGGGCAGCACCCGAAATGTTTCGTGACCACATAAGTGTACCCACTATACCTGCGTTAGCACGTGCACGTCGTTACCTTGATCAACAGGGCGTGAGCGGTCAAGTAACCCTTATTATTACCGGTGGCCTGCGCACACCAATCGATTTTGTAAAAGCGTTAGCATTAGGCGCGGATGGTGTGGCTGTCGCAAATAGTGCTATGCAATCAATCGGTTGTGTTGCGGCTCGCATGTGTAATACAAATAATTGCCCAGCAGGTATTGCGACTCAAAAAGCGGATTTACGACAACGACTAAACGTCGATAAATCAGCAACGCAACTCAAGAACTTCTTTGTAGCATCTGTTGAACTTATGCAAGTGATGGCGAGGGCATGTGGACATGATTCGTTAAGTTTATTTAATCATGATGATCTAGCTACGTGGCATCGAGAGATGGCATTATTATCTGGCGTAAGGTTTTCGGGTTTTACCCATCCAGAAAGTTAGGAATAACAACTATTAGGCGGGTCGGGTTAAGACCCGCTATAAAAAATTGGCATACTTTAAATAGCACGAAGGCTCACATGAAATTTATCACCCCTTTGACACTTGCATCTACTCTGTTTATTTCTGCCTGTACAAGTTCCCCCCAGGTTGAGTTAGATAATCAAGCCCATACGGTCAAACTGTCGCCCGTCGCAATGCATCGTTTTCAGTGTGAGAGCGGTGCTGCGATTGTTGCAACTTATACGAGCGACGACGCTGTAACGGTTCAGTACAAGGGGAGTGATTACCCTATGAAAATAGCGGTCTCGGCTAGTGGGGCTCGTTATGTTGGCGGTGAGTTAGAGTGGTGGACAAAGGGTTCGGGACCTCAATCTGAAGGCGCTCTTTTCCGCCATAGGCCTGATGGTACGACGGGTGACCGTGTCGAGCTTTGCACAGAAGTTTAATTCTGAGCGAACAGACTGTACTAGTTAGTTTATAGATTCTGATTATTAAGCCCTAATC includes these proteins:
- a CDS encoding dihydrolipoyl dehydrogenase produces the protein MQSDQLDNRIQNVDVVIIGAGTAGLGAYREVSKHTDSVVLIEGGPYGTTCARVGCMPSKLLIAAAEAAHAIEKAPIFGVSAGPVSVDGKAVMQRVRSERDRFAGFVVESVEEIPESKRIRGYATFVDDHRLNISLEAGGETALYAERVVIATGSRPTYPPTFEALGDRLLINDSVFELESLPESVAVFGPGVIGLEIGQSLSRLGVDIRVFGLGGGLGATRDPEIREYAKHAFNEAFYLDPDAEVKGMERVDGDDKTQVSVTYIHREKGEITECFDYVLAATGRKPNVDNLGLENTSLKLDDRGVPVFDRYTLQTKLENTGGAHTSSHIFIAGDASNDIPLLHEAADEGRIAGGNAGGYPRVLAGHRRAPLAVVFTDPQIAAVGLTLDQVKARCHTCYATGKVSFENQGRSRVMGKNKGLLKVYGEQGTGLFLGAEMFGPAAEHIAHLLSWAVQKRMTVSEMLDMPFYHPVIEEGVRTALRDLNSNLNIGPDVIKGCLDCGPGA
- the gltS gene encoding sodium/glutamate symporter gives rise to the protein MNYAVEGTDFLILSIIAVFAGGYINRVIPLLKRNNIPEAVTGGLLFSIVIGVVSSQWDLTLDFDMRLRDILLLIFFTTIGLTAKFRLLMAGGKALVILLSISMVFLILQNAAGVFIMTSFGSEPAYGLFVGSISLAGGHGTAIAWGAEAAKAGLEDAEALGITFATFGLIMGGIIGGPIAGRLIKANGLKPKGEIDIITTVSEVKERYHPTTLEDILKTTLVIAVCIQTGDLVNRFLFNTGMLLPGFLTAMLMAITITNSADVAKFKISERAVSVANNVSLQIFLVMSLISMQFAALSDDVLLAVIVMCTQVTVITLFTMWVVFRVMGRDYDAAVMASGFAGLGLGATPVAIGNMNAITNRFGPSPKAFLVVPLVGAFFIDIANALILKIFLALPMMGGGF
- a CDS encoding transporter substrate-binding domain-containing protein; this translates as MSKILIRLSFILLLISNKLAYADVNQYVCGISDGFPPYQFKSAQGDVDGFDADVLKLISNSESNQFSFYQANWDSVVSDLVHTRKLDCAVGMEITEVRARYFDFTVPYYYRYTVVFVLSTNTHIKSLTDLMGRKVAGDRHSELEKSLELKGVGNLIRLRQTGSKEESMRLLKSGEVVAVIAPKEVGIYLAKALNMDVNIIDVFEQRSPVGMAVKKGNAETLNVLNKALKKLIKNGEIEKLHQQWFD
- a CDS encoding DUF2071 domain-containing protein, with protein sequence MQELRKIEDYLTVRPKPKGIDVLCGLKHFAIITYAVPVDRFKGVFPERFQLDTIEVKGQTMGLVSVVPFIDVDFTSAVFPFPKFTMGQTNYRIYIVDKETNERCVWFLGTTLDSWTVVVPRYCWSLPWHSGKINFDCHFNESTKLYDKYIMDTRSTWADASVELVQSSRDVFDFPGFPDTQSALVYLTHPLAGFYHRRDGKLGTYRVWHKKLEVKPAQLKSAKFKLLSDLGLVQESEQLLPYSVLIEPINEFTIYLPPTVIE
- a CDS encoding PEP-CTERM sorting domain-containing protein, encoding MKKYLLLGALLSSISGVASATVIVDQIGDADGFGIGATHGASFDWSAVSSSGDGDGTDSWITGDTTISHTYDVSGLGTITSASLEIFSGGQGLYGLTSLSIDGTFIGYLTDGDDAGPGYNYAWLDVFDLSSYSSLLDGANELTIDVYRDGGDGWTLDYSKLTISDEGAASAVPEPASLALFGLGLAGLGLTRRKKS
- a CDS encoding carboxylate/amino acid/amine transporter — translated: MPMLIAVTVLWAFSFSLIGVYLAGQVDAWFSVLVRVALATLVFLPFLKPRQINPKIALQLMMCGAIQLGIMYGFYYQSFLYLSVPEVLLFTVMTPIYITVLNGLLDRRLNIGFTISALLAVIGAITIRYQGVDEGFLKGLLIVQGANFCFAAGQVAYKRIIAKERIDLPQHTVFGWFFMGALAVVIPCFLLLGNPDKLPTTTLQWSILIYLGVVASGIGYFAWNNGATQVSVGTLAVANNLLIPAGILVNVLFWNRDADILRLSIGGGIILFALMVNDKFNQKTY
- a CDS encoding MliC family protein; the encoded protein is MKFITPLTLASTLFISACTSSPQVELDNQAHTVKLSPVAMHRFQCESGAAIVATYTSDDAVTVQYKGSDYPMKIAVSASGARYVGGELEWWTKGSGPQSEGALFRHRPDGTTGDRVELCTEV